The following is a genomic window from Staphylococcus capitis subsp. capitis.
TCGAGTTTTATTTCCTACTATTGAAAGAACTATTAATGCTAAACGTTTATGTAGATTTGTTTCCTGCATGGCTGTAGCAAGGAACAAGGCGGCGGCTACCAAAGCAACCGCAGATGTAGAAAATCCACTAAAAGCATGAGTCAGCGCGTTGTTAGTACCTAACAATTCGCTCCCTTTTAAAATAGCATCTCCACTTTTAGGATTACCCAACTTTTCAGATAAGTTCTGAACAGGACTGAACCCTAGTAACAATATAATTAAACCTAATATGAGTGTGGCAGATACTGGATATGACACTGCTTCTGTTACCCACATAATTACGGCAAATGCTAAAATTGCTAAAGCTGCTTTCGCCATAATAGGTAAACCTGAAGGTGTTGGTAATAATAGGATTCCTATTAATAAAGCAAAACTTATCATAATCCATATAGATTTATAACTCTTTTTACTTTGAGTGTTTTGACTCTGATTGTGTGTTTGTGGTTTCCCTTTAGCCATACTTATCGACTCCTTAATATATATTACACTTAGATTATATCAAGAAAGCGCTTTAATAAGTTCGTATTGTGATAAAATACACATAATCCTCAAAATATTTGTAAATTGTAATAAATAACTAGTACAAATTTTAAAATTAAATTTGTAAATAGGCCTCTTTTGCATTATTAAAACACTGTGCAAAAGAGACCCAATATATTTCTTATTTATTTTTTAGTGCATTTTTCACATTTTGGACTGACTCAGCTGAATATTTTAATTGTTCTTGTTCTCTCTCATTCAAATTAACTTCTACAATTTTTTCTATACCGTTCTTGCTAAGAATAGTTGGAACACCTAGACAAATATCTGAGAATCCATATTCACCTTCTAAGTAAGCAATGCTTGGTAACAAGCGCTTTTGATCTTTTAAAATAGCTTCAATCATTTCATATATAGCTGTAGCTGGTGCATAATATGCTGAACCTTTACCTAATAATTCTACAATTTCAGCTCCACCTTTTCTTGTGCGATTGACTATGCGTTCTAAAACATCTTCAGCAATTAAATCTTTAACTGGTACACCATTAACTTGTGTTGATTCCACGAGTGGAACCATTGTATCTCCATGCCCTCCAAGTACAAGACCATTAATATCTTTTACTGAAACCTTTAATTCATCAGCAATAAAACTTTGATAACGAGCGGTATCAAGAACACCTGATTGTCCAATTACACGTTCTTTTGGAAAACCTGAGGCTTTTAATGCAGTATAAGTCATAGCATCAACTGGATTGGTTAATACAATAATCGTAGCATTAGGTGCGTACTTCGCAATATTGAGAGATGTCTGATGAACTATTTCTTCATTGGTTTGAACCAAATCATCTCTAGTCATTCCAGGTTTACGTGGTATTCCAGCGGTCATAACCACAATATCTGAATCTTGAATATCCTCAATTTGAACAGAACCTTGAACGTTTGTATCAAATCCAAATATTGGTCCGCTTTCTAAAATATCTAATGCTTTTCCTTTAACAAATCCCTCTGATTGTGGACGATCGATCATTACAATATCTGCTATTTCTTTTTGCGCTAATACAAAAGCTAAAGTTGATCCAGTATTTCCTGCTCCAATGATTGAAACTTTTCT
Proteins encoded in this region:
- the mdh gene encoding malate dehydrogenase, whose translation is MNTRRKVSIIGAGNTGSTLAFVLAQKEIADIVMIDRPQSEGFVKGKALDILESGPIFGFDTNVQGSVQIEDIQDSDIVVMTAGIPRKPGMTRDDLVQTNEEIVHQTSLNIAKYAPNATIIVLTNPVDAMTYTALKASGFPKERVIGQSGVLDTARYQSFIADELKVSVKDINGLVLGGHGDTMVPLVESTQVNGVPVKDLIAEDVLERIVNRTRKGGAEIVELLGKGSAYYAPATAIYEMIEAILKDQKRLLPSIAYLEGEYGFSDICLGVPTILSKNGIEKIVEVNLNEREQEQLKYSAESVQNVKNALKNK